The Hydractinia symbiolongicarpus strain clone_291-10 chromosome 2, HSymV2.1, whole genome shotgun sequence genomic sequence AGGCGAGGGTTGTAACGGAaacatttcaaataaattttctgTATCCGGTGCTTGGTCCCACGAGTTAGATTCATTAGATTCTCCTAAGAGAGATTGATTTCGGAATGCATAATCTGAACCCTGAGTTCCCTTATCGTAATTTGTCAAATTAAAACTTTCCATTTCCATCCGATCATCTGGACGAGGAGATCTACTTTTTATTGTGCTTCTGAGCTCGTTTAAAAGTGTTTCTTTTTTCTCAACATGGATGGAGTCTCCTTTAATCAGTGACAAATGACGTTGTCCATAGCGTGATGAAGGTGTCTCTGATTGTTCTATAGAAGAGCTCCTTCCTTGATGGTAAGAAGCATCAGCTTGTTTAGAATGAGCACGGAATGACTCTTCATCCACATTGTCGTAAGTATTTGATGAAGTGTAGTTATAATTTTGGGTATTTAAACCATTTGGTAACGATTTTGTTCGTTCAGCTAATAACGGATCAGGAAACTTATATTGAGTTGTAGCCTGGTGAGGATTTTTTGAGCGTTCCAGTGTCTTTGCTTTGGCTTTCAATATATTCTCTAGTTTATTATGTATACCGTTtcgtttttcattttcttcctCACGACTACTTCTTCTTTGGGTTTCTCTTTCATCTTCTTCGTTTAGTAATTCATGTAAGTTTGATAACGATCGTGTAATTTTAGCGTAGCCGTTATTATCACCGCTATCTTGACTGGTAAAGTTAACTTGATCTGTCAAAGATATGATAAGATCATTGTTGGATCTATTTGTGGTTGGTGTCTCGCTAGCACTGCTGTGATTGGTACGATTACTACCACTACCGTAGCCATCATCATACGCACTATAATCCATCGAGCTGATTTTCTTAATATTATGCTCAAATATAGGATCAGTTTCAATTGAATTCATATCAGCTAAAactttgttgtttttgattaaaatctttttctgTAATGTTTCTTTCTCGTGTTTTTGCTTCTTTATGTTGTTGCCATATAGTTGTGTTGTATGAATAAGCCTATTTTCgttcatatttaatttttttattttcgtttcAATTGGAGATGAAACAGCTAACTGGTGATTGTATTCAAGCCATGAATTCGTTCGATTTTCTCTTTCATTGGCCAAACCATTTTCACAATTTTGACTCATATTAAAATACTCCGACTGcgattttttttgaaagtgcTTTGGGTGTTTATTCTttaatttaaattctttttcacTACGGACATCAAACGATAATATATCATCTACCTCAGAGTTAGAAATATTTATAACTCTCTCCGAATGTTCTTCTACAATATCTttctcattaaatattaaagCATCATAGCTCGAGTTAGTTAAAATTTGATGACTTTTTCCTTCCAATGGATCCCAAGGTAAAACCTCCATTTTGTCATTCTCAATTGATTCATCTTGAATAGGATTTttgttgaaattattattttcaatcTTTGTATTCATCCAATCATCAATAACCATGATATCACCTTTGTCAACGTTCGTTTGATTTTTGGGAAATCTTTCAGAACCATACTGACCTAAGAACTGATCTTCCCTTTGTTGTTCTTTGCTTATATTCGACATGCTTCGAATATCAAAACTATTTTTAGACAAATATGCTTTGGCTGCAGCGCTTTTTGGGATCCAGCCCTCACTTTTACGTCTTCTTGGCTCATTCTGAAACTCTTCTACGGAGTGGTGTTTTGGCATCCATGCCGTACGCTCTCCTCCGTTCTGAGATTCATTAAAAGTTAAACCAGCAAGGGATTTCGCATTCAGGTTAGCTGGGCGTGTCTCGTCATTCCTATGTCTTGAATTAAATGTATTTACTTCTTCGTGACTTTTATTGCTGATAGTGTCAAGCAGAAGTGTCTCTTGTGAAGAATTGATTCTCTGTTCATCCCAATATAAACCTATGTGGTTAACGAACAAGTGTTCGCTGACGTCATCTTGCATCGGCTCCGTGCTATACTTGATTTGGTTTTCTGTTTCGTTGCCAAGTCGTTCTATGTGTTCAGTACTTCTAGCGCGAGTGAACaaattttgcaaattatttTCGTCtgcgataatttttttatttggattTTCAGGACTAACCGTGATGATGTCTTCTTTTGGAGAAGTTACAGATGAGTTGCGCATTGCGTTGCGAAAGGAAAATGTTAAGTTGCCCAATCTTTTTTCACCCATTATCTAAGTAAAAAGAGGAATAAGAATTGTAATTGATTTTAAAGAAaggtttttattaagaagattATACAAATATAACATTTCGATCAAGATGCGAGAAGAATAGAATTCTTCTCGTTACATTTTAACACAATCCttaaaaaaatcgggaaattggcctatcaaaatttttgaaatttcaattttatctaaaatgttttctaaaattaaattttagaacTCATGATTTTTATGGAAATAAAACTTTcaccaattttaaaaactttaacattcttcgttttttgattttgttggttttttttcagaagaaaaattactagaaaaataattgtttaaagACAAAATATGACCGACACGGTGTACACTTCtgctgaaaaaacatttttggcatAAGATTTTAACCGCGGGAGAGGAAATTTAAATCCAGTGATATGCACAGTAACACGGATTCTAacctttttatgaaaaattcatgaaaataaaaatattacagtTCTTCACAAAGCAACTGCATTATTTACATACAAAATTCTTTTCATAAAGGCGGAACTTAAAATCATCATTTTGATGAACAACCTAACAACTGAGGGATAACGAAGGAAAGTgagattaaaaatttattgaGTATTTCAGAATCAATTTCGTTACCATAAAGAATaaccaatttttttctcactccCATGTAATCAAAGCCATAGCTAAGCTGCCATGTTTTCTATGGTTACCTTGTGGTTAGTGTAGCTAGgtcttttaaaaaagtgttgctgtttaaaaaaaacaaatttgaagaGACTTGAGGTCACTGATAAGTAGTAAATCAAGCTCGAAAATAAATGTTCTAAAATAATGGATTGAAACTccttaaggggggggggggggggggttcacgaagcgaattgaacggcaaattcgacggcgaattgaaCTATAAAATAAATTAGGCGCTAAATTTATTGCTTACATTAGTTATATTCTTGTACTTGAGACGTGATTAACGATCCTCATTCCCATGCCCAGTGTTGTTCTCGTCTTACCTGAAGCCGTCATATCAAGGAAAAAGAGCAAAGACTCTACCGCAGCTCAGTTAACTCACAGAAATGAAGAGCAAGTCGGCGTTTCCCTcaccttttttaataaacatatcacttttgaataaagaaatattttatattattattcagATGTGAAATGTTGTCGGGGTTAATTTATGGGCCGCTGTTAaagtctaatttttttaaaaaaaatacaaattcatTGTCTAATATTTATCTACCTTTGTGGATTTTCTAGaaccaaatttataaataaatttaaaagtggCTAACTAGCGACATGTTTTTCCAACAAAATGTATTTTCTGACTATCTGATTAGCTTGCTACTTATGTATGGCATGCCGTTAATTTAACATTAAGTAAAGTTCTGCAAAATTATAACTTATTGATCTATTCATACATGGCGAGTTAGTCAGCTATAccattatttcttttaaatatacgAAGAGTGTGTCTGTCTCATCTACATATATAAcgttttttaatcagcgtttacGACTAAGGAAAtgaatataaaatttttttgtagatcAGGGGCACTTGGCTGAAATCAGCAAAATGTTTGAACCTTTATATTTCCTTAACCTTCtttaaaagcacatgatcctcATGATCATCAAATTCAAATGACGGTTCTTTTTCATTGAtattctgcctaagtggatttttaacGGCCTGTATCGACTAGTCTTATGTAATAATACGAAATGTGTGTGACAGGAATAGTGTATGCGTTCATTTTGAAGTTGCCCAAAAAGTATGTCCTATTTGTAAAATGCCTAAACGTTACGGCACGCATTTAGACTAACGtcaaattattaaataagaatagtaaagccattgcattgcgtTTTCAAGTTTAAGGCTTCAATAACTGCGTTCGTAACTAGGGGCCTCCTGAGACCAAAATAGGATCAATTTCCTAAACCTCAACCCGCCTGTTTCAAAAAAAGGGGAAAACGTTACCATAAAAATATCTCTGTAACTGTTTGTTAAAAAGGCATGATCCCATACACTTTCTTCATCAGCGTATTAAGCTCTATACAATGattgctaaaaattttttttgtacattggtgtgaaaattttttaaaacttatacaCCTCTTCAACAGCTGATCAATACcgcgcgatcctatacattatttttatcagcgtttcaagctccaCACAATTCAGATTTCCTTTTTGCATAATTCAACCAATAATCATAAACAATTTCTCAGAGCAAACCCGAATTAAAATAACTCAAT encodes the following:
- the LOC130630648 gene encoding uncharacterized protein LOC130630648, giving the protein MGEKRLGNLTFSFRNAMRNSSVTSPKEDIITVSPENPNKKIIADENNLQNLFTRARSTEHIERLGNETENQIKYSTEPMQDDVSEHLFVNHIGLYWDEQRINSSQETLLLDTISNKSHEEVNTFNSRHRNDETRPANLNAKSLAGLTFNESQNGGERTAWMPKHHSVEEFQNEPRRRKSEGWIPKSAAAKAYLSKNSFDIRSMSNISKEQQREDQFLGQYGSERFPKNQTNVDKGDIMVIDDWMNTKIENNNFNKNPIQDESIENDKMEVLPWDPLEGKSHQILTNSSYDALIFNEKDIVEEHSERVINISNSEVDDILSFDVRSEKEFKLKNKHPKHFQKKSQSEYFNMSQNCENGLANERENRTNSWLEYNHQLAVSSPIETKIKKLNMNENRLIHTTQLYGNNIKKQKHEKETLQKKILIKNNKVLADMNSIETDPIFEHNIKKISSMDYSAYDDGYGSGSNRTNHSSASETPTTNRSNNDLIISLTDQVNFTSQDSGDNNGYAKITRSLSNLHELLNEEDERETQRRSSREEENEKRNGIHNKLENILKAKAKTLERSKNPHQATTQYKFPDPLLAERTKSLPNGLNTQNYNYTSSNTYDNVDEESFRAHSKQADASYHQGRSSSIEQSETPSSRYGQRHLSLIKGDSIHVEKKETLLNELRSTIKSRSPRPDDRMEMESFNLTNYDKGTQGSDYAFRNQSLLGESNESNSWDQAPDTENLFEMFPLQPSPTRHITLGDDPFSTLNNMSADSQAQSPEIYTDQRPINKSEVMAMLKSHLKDKTGLDSLKREEKSYRMIRPKMKSFSFTSLDADVENKPSVSELPTTNLESNQRRLSLESVNTEYGLSTSIGSDNPSNRIGASHAHRLSLTESELEGVRTYPHKVANPTNKDLPSFHDDKNGRNEFKSKEPIIAKQNASTSNQQVTKDVASVETIVLSRTPANPVQIFSDHETLEQVPKQSPINTQSVKSRHFNGSYEEMKRSNSFNEANVNVDVSNRRQQQQQQPQKEEDTRTFYTRKEVPATQVNDNKNNAITHYYLPEHNQERVIKPSEYQVHKFSDRTKYQSPQSQQTQRNHMSVTLDTSNIKDFKTSNLHNKRQSPRKQKAKQIKNHIEVAPVEQNVVSNELNGEQLEAMDVEVKDYTLEGTNAIPEYLPKTPNEKWADQTYTHTNVGKINIPSSFLPNDSVIFSTSSTTPSISPRPSTPKKSRKVSSSSNKQELSRPSTPSKIGSKLRMLFSPSSKRKLQKRDSNETLSTQLFASPRSDEDITRRKNINVTSWSYDDVISINGSNHFDEDDDSIDVDFITNDEWLTSQTKNINNEYNHSANPNSATRNGSAPKIKAPLLPNSHNTKHSLKNNTKYGIGKIVVPDVFSSNEGNNMTPLTFNTRYVRAPPKQKQEEEKETVIDLEKNEIAFNSLDIRSIGYKAGRRLKHQYQPAVSNHISK